tctatatttttaaaaaaagtttaacaACTAACTCAATTCGTTAGTTTCTGTTAGGTTTCTACCCATTTTTGTGGAGAATTAATCAAAATGCTCTTGTggactataaattatattttttaattttttgactaagtgaataatatttaaaaaaaaatgcagtaagagcaaaatccataatttcatacatccatccaacgattacataattttttttaaatactaagaagtgtttgtaattttttaaacaataagaatattaacaattatgtcaaattttataaaaacttgttattttcctaaattaataaacactTGCTTGGGCTTGtacaaaataactaaatatatttcCTATTAAAAATAGTCAAAGCATCATTAGTTTAGTTTCAAATTACACATATTATCTgctcaaaattcgatgaagTTTAGGTTAATTAAcgaatttgaaaacaaaaatgaacacgAACTCAAATAAACTACTATTAGTTAGGTTGGATTTAGTCTTTGGAATTGAGTTCGATGGAGTTAGGTTGGATATGATTACGATGTCAAAATTGATCTCCAAGaagaacaattaattttaaaaattttgaaaaatgattaGTCTTATAAGTTTCTGCGActttttacaatttcaataataattattaaaaaagaaattaatagtAACTGTCTCTTtaactatttcattttatcaatttgttttcatatgtatataaaaatattttattttattaattctgattaattattattttaattttatttcgagTTCCAGGGTTTTTTGGGAATCTGTCTCGTCATGTTATGGATTTTTACAGCAAAGAGCCCATCAGCCGATTTAcagaggaaaaagaagagagcGGAAAGCAGGTTCTTCTACGCATCACCGTCCAATCCATCGAAGATTTTCTCCGATATTTCTCAGCCTCAGATCCTTCTTCTGCAAACTCAATTTTCTTCTGTTAATTCTCAGTAAGATGCTTTCTTTTCCACTACCGTAGGCAGGTTACTTCACAAATACCTAATTGAAATTACAGGAAAATATTCTGATTCTGTATTATGGAATTCTTCGCGGGTTGGTTTTAATTTGTAACTGATTTggtgttctttttttgtttttgggttTCTTTTAATTTGCCTTTGGATATCTTTTGGCTGGAGTTTAGTGTTCTGATTTTAGCGTAgattggtttaatttatttattttcgaCAATTTTGATCTCTTTTATTTGCTGGGGTTTGATATTCGCTTGTGTAGAAATCGATGAACAGAAGAAATTACCAAAAACCAAACTGaatctaaatgtaataatcccaagtgtttgtttttgttgctCTTCATGCCGTGGCCTTCAGCTTAATACGTGGAATTTGGGGTAAAATCTGAATGCTGATCTATTGCCAGTTGATATATGATGCATTTTTATTACTTCTATCAAGAAATCGGAGAATAAAAgaatgaattttcattgaatCAGATTTGCTTCTTTCCCATCGAATTGCCTTTCTACATGAACAGTGAAGAGTGTTGGATCCAAATCGAGTGTTAAAAGGGAAATGCATGAGTTATCGTACTTGTGGTTGTAATCAGGGCAGTACCAGTTTTATAGATGCTAGATGCAGTGTTTAATATGCCGAGTACTTAGATGACTgataaatactcattttaaaaaagttagtAGTACGTGGTGATTGTTCATGCACTTTTGTAGTGCACAAAGTATTATATGTAGCACGGTTTTAACCAGGTAGTACCTTGGTAGATAGTTGAGACCATTCTTCTGGATGTTACTTTACtacatttttatctttatcgAAGGTAAAAGGAAGTATAATGATGTTAGAAAAGAAtgtgaaaagaaagagatataTGATTGGTGTATAATGCAGGAAATGGGGTTGTGGACACTGCTAGAGGGCTGCCTGCTTCTTGCAAATGCACTGGCCATACTGAACGAAGAACGATTCCTCGCACCCAGAGGGTGGAGCTTCCAAGAGTTTTCTGGGGTTAAAAGAAACTCATTCAAGGGACAGATTCTTGGTCTTATATATGCAACTCAGTACTTAAGAGTTCCTCTTATACTTCTCAATTTGCTCTGCATTGTTGTGAAGTTGGTATCTGGGTGATGTTCCTTTGGTGACTCTTCATTGGAGGGGTTTCCTTGGTAAGTTTTTATTTCAGCATTCATGTGCCTTGACGATTGAgttaattttcaagaattagcATTGTCTTAGAATGTGCTTTAGTTGCATAACGTCATCTTTCTCCTGGTTTGTTTAGGTATGGTTGCAGCacttgtcaaataattttggatCAGTCGATGAATCTGAGTTTAGATATCTCTCGAGGTTGGGCTCTTCGTGAGGAGGTTCTGTGAAGAAAATGCGCAGAAGATAGCTTTAGATTGTCCGGAAGTAATCTCAATTTGAGCAGGAGAATCATTCACTCACAGCACTGTTGTAGATTTTTGTTCTCACTGAACATTATTGAGTTTTAATTTGAAGTGTATACAATTTTAGAACATTTCTGAAACAAATTTCATTACCATGCTTCAGTTAAAAATTGTATGCATTGTAAGTTGCTCTATTCTGATGGAAAAATTTCTTAACTTAGGGTAATttggagcttataagatgctagattttatttttaaaaaagttcataaagtgtttggataaaacaaaattatgaaatgtataagatgttagaaatatcaaatttgataattaatttgaaggaATTTCTTTACTCTTGCAAGAGTTGTGGTGGCGGGAGCGTTCTTCCTTTTACTTGGACCTTTATTCTTTGTTTATATAGTTTTTCAGGTAGCTGGCCTGTATAAGTCTTCTTATCTCTTGCCTCAGCTGGCGGCACCAGTTGCTCTCGTGTCTTTACACTCTGTGATATctgcaaaaatatttagatttcaCGAGCTAGGGCCCTTCTTTTGAGCTTTTAGGCCATTGTAAGGCAGTGCTGGTCAATTGTCAAGGGCATTCTAGTCGGGCTGGTAATGAGCGAGGCGTAGCGTTGTCTTTGGAACAAGGGAATTGAAGCATCCTCTGGCTCTCCCTGCTCCTACTGGAGGAAAACAACTCGTTCTCCCTTGCTTATCACGATTGCTCTTCTTCACTAGCCAGACACCCTCTATATTCATGTATTTCCTAGCCCGAGACAACATGGCTAGGAAGTCGGTTACTGGTTCTTTGACTAGATACTCAGAAAGAGGGCTTCTATGGAGCCTTTGGGTGAATGCACTGACCAGTACTTCTTGGTAAGTTGTTGGGACCTCAAAGATGGTTGTGTTGAACTGCTGAACATAGGCCCTTAGAATCTCGTTATCTTTTTGCTTCACCTCGAAAAGACTGATAGTGGATTTTTTATACTTCTTGCTGCTAGGGAATTGGTGCTGGAAAAGGTagctaattttttcaaaagatcTAACTCATCCAGTTGGAAGTTGGTCGAATcatttttgggaaaaattcAATAGCATAGTAAGTAAAGCACGACATTGAATGCCTTCAGTATACCTATGCTTTTCAAACTTACAGATATGTGCAACTAGATCAGTGGTACCATAATAAGAATGTAAGTGCGAAGGTGCTAGAAAATGAGCGATAGTTCCTCTACCGTGATGTGCTCATCGAAAGAAATGCCACGCTCAGCCAAACATGGTCTCTTTTGTCACTTGCTGATTAAGCTTGaccatttctttcttcaatgATTCCCATATTCCAGGGGGATGTAAGGTGGTTGCTTAGTTGCTGGCAAAAGTCAGGAGGTTTTGATTGATCCCGCCGGGAGCTCGATAGGAATCTGCTCGTCAACGCCTTGGCTTCCTGGTGTTCCACCTCTTGCCAGCTGGGATGGAGGTCTTGCTCCGCTAGCTTGAGAACTGTGGAAGGTTGAGTTGATGGTCTTCAGATGAATTAACGAAGTTGCTCACAGAAGAAAGGGTTCGTAGCAGCAGATCAGCTGTTCGATCGAGAGCTGCAGCTGGAGCATTGGTGGCTCTTAAGGTTGGATTTAGAATGGGAGCATTATCGTCTCCTGCAGTTGTATTTGCAGGTGGAATAGTAGGACCTGCTGCATCGGGTAGGGAAGAGTTTCCCTAATAGGATCCATTATCacctttatttattgaattagcCATTTCTCGCCTCTTAAGCTCAAGTTCCCACAGACGGTGTCAATGATCCGTACCAAACTTTTTGCCACACCACAAGGTGAAGAATCTTAAAGAAAAATCTTAAGATCAACAGTAACTAACCCTATAAAATAAAGGTTAGCACTCTGATTCTTCAGTCGTTAATGATTTGTGGAcgaaataaaaggaaaacttgAACTAAAGTGATAATAATGGTGAATAATATGTGTCCGACTGAAATGGGCTCATTTCTTGAGGCTACCAGttcagtaaaataaaaaaaaaaattgtgggCCTGACCTCCTTGTTGATGGGCTAACTGGGCTGGTATGCTTTGTTTTAAGCTTAGTCCATGAAAAGTTTGAGGGCACCAACGGTAAtgtatcatatttaatattgatggtCTAAATTAACTGCAATTGCATATTAACAAATGCACTTATTAACATATTGTATTCAATTTGTAAAAagtataacttttcaaatttaaagcaacaatggatatatttattaataattaataaagaaatcaaaattctaaaacatcttaatagaagaaaaataagggagtcacctaattttaatttattgttttaatttaaataattaagtgaacaatattatttatattagttatGTATAGTTTGTCTCTAATTTGTAGATAAGCAGTTTaggtataatttttgttttgattaatgtataaaacaatacataaaattaaaggacgataaatttttctttagaagATTAAAGTAGGATAAATTCTTATTCATTTGATCTATTaatctaacaaaaaaattcaaaattctagAAATTAGAATTGAGTCAActcaattttgttttggtaaaaaacatccttcaaatatatatatatatatataaatacaatattggaagaaaattttcatttctttggaTAATTTACAACAAATTATACAAAGCTCCCTTGCACAAAGTATTCTACTTTACAACCAAGTATCTTTACATTAGATCGCTGCAAATGTCTCACATGATGAAAAATTCTTCTCTTGTGTTGAGGCATCttcaacttcaatttaatGGCAGCCTGAAAacgacaaaaagaaaaagaatcagaaCATGAGCAGCAATCGATGTATACTCGTTTATTAAAGCTTGAGCGACCCTAAGTCTGCCATTGATTTGCCATGTGTGCTTGCCTAAATAACCTCGTACTCAACACACGGGCTAAGATAATGCACCTTACCATCATTTAGAACCAAATTGCAACCTATGTATTGatccatttctctctctccctcttcttCTATCTTAAAAGGTATTCTATGTTCCTATACAATTCCTCTCTGTCAATTTTTCTCATGTTTGAAAATCCAAAAAGTTGAAAAGCCATTGTATTCCTCTTTGTACACTTCAAAACCAAAAGTCTGTTATAATTTCTATCAAAGCTCCACGTTCTCACTACTCTAATTTGAAAAGAACaagtacataaattttttaagcctCCAAGAATACGACGGATGCAGAATAGTTAAGAATGCCTAAATTGGAGAACAGTTCTCCAACCTTTTGGCaaatttattctcaatttattCATTGCGTGAGTTTCGTTTCAAGGATTGCTTTTCAAAACTTTTCGATGtcatatatctaaaattttgtatgaattttaCAGACCACCATATTTTGTCATGCCATTCACATCCGATTTTTGCAGGTGTATCATAGTAAAGTTTGTCAGAAAAACATTATTATACAAAACACAACTAAGTTTATTTATGAACTTCATTAATAGAACAtcttatactaaaatattgaCGATTGTCTACATGCCAATtagattcatttatttctcgATTACAAATAGAtacaattatcataattttaacacACACCTTTTCAAAAATGTTTTGGACAACTTCAAAAACATTTGAATCAATCACCAAAACGTATGAGATTCATCAATTCAATAGGGAAAAGGTCCGCTAAAGTgctcttttgaaaattataaaaactattccgttgaaaattataaaaatcattttgtcatcaaaacaaaaatgaattgggCTTTTTTAGGAGTTCTGAactatttatccaaaaaacaAGATACTAAGAATTATctggataaaaaaatttgtgcaCCAAAAGCTGATTTGAGAAGGAAAAAGTTcatcaaaagaatattaattcataagcAACTCAATGCATGTGCAAGTGAAAAACTTGTTGAattaagaagagaaagaaaaaactgaaaaacttGTGGTAAgtaaaagttttataaaaagaaagcatttaataagaaaaaaaaattgtgaacaattttctaaatacaaaaatcataGTACTTCCCATATCTAAGATTATCAATTTGCCAAAACTGTATGTTCCTTGAAAATCATTCCTCAAActtaagaattatataatattgaagaaaaagttatcaaatcccattaaaaaaataaaataaaagtggcATGTGGACAATCCTATATTTTGGCATAGGGTTCCATTAGCGAAGTTCacaaataaatagtttatgaCTGTATAGTAAAGAATTTCTAGCAATTTTTTCTACGATAAACCTGCAAACATGAAGATGTCAAGAACATGACACCATGATTTTCTGCACATCCatacaaaatgataaataaacagcaccaaaaaattctaaagCAAGCCCATGAAGAGAATCCAACAAAATGAATAAACCAAGACTAAATCTGcaaaaagaatgaagttatgtTCTTCATATTGGCATTCAACACTACACATGCATCCTTCAAATTCTTAGCagcttaaaaaattcatattcttgtttctttcaaattacaaTGGTGATAACGAGGGCAGTTCATAGAAATCACAACAGGGCTTTAGGTTTTGAAGTTTACAAATTGTAAAACACAATGGATTCAACATCTCTTGATTTTCAAATGTGGGAGAAAAATCAACAGAGTAGAACGGAAAGGAACATGGATTACTTTTCTGATAGAAAAACAAGTCGAGAGGAAACTATAGATACAATGGTTACCATCAGGCTCTAAATGTTGTTAAAATGCATCATAGTAACTGCCAGTGTGTGTTTTAGTCGAGCGTTCAAATTTCTACTTAACCCTTTTGAATTCCACACAATTCATAAGAATATGAGATTAATTTAGTTCGCACAAATTTTGACAAACCAAATTCAAGCCCCAGGCCCTCAATCTTCCAATAACgattaatcacataatttgatatgataaatgttcgtttatcaatatatcaaaataaaatgcttGTTATACATAGAACTAAAAAATGATTTCTCAAGTAAATTGAtaccattttataattatatgctATATGTGTTATGGGCAAACAAAATCAGATATTGCCTCCATATCCTGTAATATGCATTAGGACAGAATTGTGAAAGAAACTAGGATATGAGAAAAGTACAGGGAAAATCATTGGGTGCCACAGTGTAAACCTGTGACTCAAACCGTAGCTCATAGAATACTCCAGTGGAAGGGCATAACCAATATACCAATGATACATTATAAACAAGAAACTTTCTATACAGACATAAGAAACAGCGaaaatacttcaaattcaAGAAGCCTCTCCGAAATGCActtaagaaaagaatattgCTGATCAATTTGCAAGCTTCTAATGATTTAAGAAGATTATAAAACTCAAActaaaatagaagtaaaagaGAGTGGTTGAATGGCACTTACATTACGGTGAAacc
The window above is part of the Sesamum indicum cultivar Zhongzhi No. 13 linkage group LG7, S_indicum_v1.0, whole genome shotgun sequence genome. Proteins encoded here:
- the LOC105167092 gene encoding immediate early response 3-interacting protein 1, which encodes MGLWTLLEGCLLLANALAILNEERFLAPRGWSFQEFSGVKRNSFKGQILGLIYATQYLRVPLILLNLLCIVVKLVSG